The Carassius carassius chromosome 2, fCarCar2.1, whole genome shotgun sequence genome has a segment encoding these proteins:
- the wdr93 gene encoding WD repeat-containing protein 93 isoform X2, whose protein sequence is MAVNVRRGLEIPEPSDYSSCEDDDVSYYTDLQQPDNNLPESARVINKLLNNLVDSAWEVISKQEKIKRDEEAARQIPVLNATKEMKLPGRTNSIVSSDDGLYLFLGHTHSLSVISTSTLTCVRTWQDERVEITSISCASLGNATHLLFTVDDMGIARLFVHHMENIYLIKVINETEDINQRNICAKFEVSRSGDFGAAVMTSSGLVWLDVYRFPIDVWLKELETKQATQTQQTTEAKLSPVILLMKIKPPEIPTGTSLKSPSEVLQKTEEGTIIGSGQNHFISSRQWENQDAAFKKRFMKYLSSSSAMTLQQKAEGPSNCTCHFLLREGFHSMPGEAEAARDIPIAVCLWWNGSYNLLQYLLLKTLKEKDSEPRPDVLWPNSQKILCSAISACTQFVVLGLDGQLVTIWDRRFGCPYANIVIPGDGAICRMKLLLQSQSVTQLFQDPFLPTLQLVLTCRSGACYSVTAGRGGDTCTVALIERPAGPGSSVTIAEPVPFLKFLILLMQRNGQVSIWKTEDCAPVFILNLPPTHVLGSLREPVCLLEPVQQKLYITGDRKTPLVEATDRNKDESALFIFSFSECTLMDRYRVTCPAVSEKETRATLSDLEEACNLYFKERADSWKKRNRNLAFQWEQLSKRDIK, encoded by the exons ATGGCTGTGAATGTCAGAAGAGGTTTGGAGATCCCAGAGCCATCAGATTACAGCAGCTGTGAAGATGATGATGTGTCTTATTACACAGATCTGCAGCAGCCTGATAATAATCTACCGGAGTCTGCAAGAGTGATCAATAAGCTGTTAAACAACCTTGTTGACAGTGCATGGGAAGTTATATCAAAGCAGGAGAAGATCAAGAGGGATGAAGAAGCAGCAAGACAAATCCCTGTGCTGAATGCTACTAAAGAAATGAAG CTTCCAGGCAGAACTAATAGTATTGTAAGCTCTGATGATGGACTTTACCTGTTTCTTGGTCACACTCACAGTCTGTCAGTCATCAGTACATCCACTCTCACCTGTGTAAGAACGTGGCAGGATGAAAGAGTGGAGATTACAAGCATCTCTTGTGCCTCTCTGGGAAATGCCACACACCTCTTATTCACAGTGGATGACATGG GTATTGCACGGCTTTTTGTGCATCACATggagaatatttatttaataaaagtcatcAATGAAACT GAAGATATAAACCAAAGAAACATCTGTGCAAAATTTGAAGTGTCTAGAAGTGGGGACTTTGGAGCTGCAGTCATGACAT CCAGTGGCTTGGTTTGGCTGGATGTCTATCGCTTCCCAATAGATGTGTGGCTCAAAGAGCTGGAAACCAAACAG gctacacaaaccCAACAGACCACAGAAGCCAAACTGTCTCCAGTAATCTTACTCATGAAGATCAAACCTCCAGAAATCCCTACAG GCACCTCTCTGAAAAGTCCATCTGAGGTCCTGCAGAAGACGGAGGAAGGCACTATAATAGGCTCAGGCCAAAATCACTTCATTAGTAGTCGTCAATGGGAAAACCAGGATGCAGCATTTAAGAAAAGGTTCATGAAGTACCTCAGCTCCAGCTCTGCGATGACACTACAGCAAAAAGCAGAAGGACCAAG CAACTGTACTTGTCACTTCTTACTGCGTGAGGGGTTTCATTCAATGCCTGGGGAAGCTGAGGCAGCTAGAG ATATTCCCATTGCTGTGTGCCTGTGGTGGAATGGCAGCTATAACCTCTTACAGTATCTTCTGTTGAAGACCCTTAAAGAGAAGG ACAGTGAACCCAGGCCAGATGTTTTGTGGCCCAATTCTCAGAAAATCCTCTGCTCTGCCATCAGTGCTTGCACACAGTTTGTTGTTCTAGGACTTGACGGTCAGCTGGTTACTATATGGGACAGACGGTTTG GGTGTCCATATGCCAATATTGTGATCCCAGGAGATGGTGCCATTTGCAGGATGAAGCTTCTTTTGCAGAGTCAATCAGTCACTCAGCTCTTTCAGGATCCCTTTTTACCCACACTACAGTTAGTGCTCACTTGCAGAAGTGGGGCATGTTACAGTGTGACAGCAGGCAGAGGAGGAGACACATGCACTGTTGCACTTATTGAAAG ACCTGCAGGCCCAGGCAGTTCTGTCACTATAGCGGAACCAGTGCCTTTCCTGAAGTTTCTG ATTTTGTTGATGCAGAGAAATGGGCAAGTATCCATATGGAAAACGGAGGATTGCGCACCAGTATTCATCTTAAACCTGCCCCCAACTCATGTGCTGGGCTCACTCAGGGAACCTGTGTGTCTGCTTGAGCCAGTCCAACAAAAACTATATATTACAG GTGACAGAAAAACACCTTTGGTGGAGGCGACTGATAGGAACAAGGATGAGAGCGCTCTCTTCATCTTCAGCTTTTCAGAATGCACACTGATGGATCGGTACCGTGTCACGTGTCCAGCTGTAAGTGAAAAAGAGACCAGAGCCACACTCTCAGATTTGGAGGAGGCCTGCAACCTTTACTTTAAGGAAAG AGCTGACTCTTGGAAAAAGAGGAACAGAAATTTGGCTTTCCAATGGGAGCAGCTTTCGAAGCGTGATATTAAATGA
- the wdr93 gene encoding WD repeat-containing protein 93 isoform X1, which produces MAVNVRRGLEIPEPSDYSSCEDDDVSYYTDLQQPDNNLPESARVINKLLNNLVDSAWEVISKQEKIKRDEEAARQIPVLNATKEMKLPGRTNSIVSSDDGLYLFLGHTHSLSVISTSTLTCVRTWQDERVEITSISCASLGNATHLLFTVDDMGIARLFVHHMENIYLIKVINETEDINQRNICAKFEVSRSGDFGAAVMTCKFPIKIWKCNIRLKIQLIVSTTDSLMLLWYIINEASGLVWLDVYRFPIDVWLKELETKQATQTQQTTEAKLSPVILLMKIKPPEIPTGTSLKSPSEVLQKTEEGTIIGSGQNHFISSRQWENQDAAFKKRFMKYLSSSSAMTLQQKAEGPSNCTCHFLLREGFHSMPGEAEAARDIPIAVCLWWNGSYNLLQYLLLKTLKEKDSEPRPDVLWPNSQKILCSAISACTQFVVLGLDGQLVTIWDRRFGCPYANIVIPGDGAICRMKLLLQSQSVTQLFQDPFLPTLQLVLTCRSGACYSVTAGRGGDTCTVALIERPAGPGSSVTIAEPVPFLKFLILLMQRNGQVSIWKTEDCAPVFILNLPPTHVLGSLREPVCLLEPVQQKLYITGDRKTPLVEATDRNKDESALFIFSFSECTLMDRYRVTCPAVSEKETRATLSDLEEACNLYFKERADSWKKRNRNLAFQWEQLSKRDIK; this is translated from the exons ATGGCTGTGAATGTCAGAAGAGGTTTGGAGATCCCAGAGCCATCAGATTACAGCAGCTGTGAAGATGATGATGTGTCTTATTACACAGATCTGCAGCAGCCTGATAATAATCTACCGGAGTCTGCAAGAGTGATCAATAAGCTGTTAAACAACCTTGTTGACAGTGCATGGGAAGTTATATCAAAGCAGGAGAAGATCAAGAGGGATGAAGAAGCAGCAAGACAAATCCCTGTGCTGAATGCTACTAAAGAAATGAAG CTTCCAGGCAGAACTAATAGTATTGTAAGCTCTGATGATGGACTTTACCTGTTTCTTGGTCACACTCACAGTCTGTCAGTCATCAGTACATCCACTCTCACCTGTGTAAGAACGTGGCAGGATGAAAGAGTGGAGATTACAAGCATCTCTTGTGCCTCTCTGGGAAATGCCACACACCTCTTATTCACAGTGGATGACATGG GTATTGCACGGCTTTTTGTGCATCACATggagaatatttatttaataaaagtcatcAATGAAACT GAAGATATAAACCAAAGAAACATCTGTGCAAAATTTGAAGTGTCTAGAAGTGGGGACTTTGGAGCTGCAGTCATGACATGTAAATTTCCTATTAAAATATGGAAATGTAATATAAGACTAAAAATACAGTTAATTGTGAGTACTACTGATTCATTAATGCTGTTGTGGTATATTATCAATGAAGCCAGTGGCTTGGTTTGGCTGGATGTCTATCGCTTCCCAATAGATGTGTGGCTCAAAGAGCTGGAAACCAAACAG gctacacaaaccCAACAGACCACAGAAGCCAAACTGTCTCCAGTAATCTTACTCATGAAGATCAAACCTCCAGAAATCCCTACAG GCACCTCTCTGAAAAGTCCATCTGAGGTCCTGCAGAAGACGGAGGAAGGCACTATAATAGGCTCAGGCCAAAATCACTTCATTAGTAGTCGTCAATGGGAAAACCAGGATGCAGCATTTAAGAAAAGGTTCATGAAGTACCTCAGCTCCAGCTCTGCGATGACACTACAGCAAAAAGCAGAAGGACCAAG CAACTGTACTTGTCACTTCTTACTGCGTGAGGGGTTTCATTCAATGCCTGGGGAAGCTGAGGCAGCTAGAG ATATTCCCATTGCTGTGTGCCTGTGGTGGAATGGCAGCTATAACCTCTTACAGTATCTTCTGTTGAAGACCCTTAAAGAGAAGG ACAGTGAACCCAGGCCAGATGTTTTGTGGCCCAATTCTCAGAAAATCCTCTGCTCTGCCATCAGTGCTTGCACACAGTTTGTTGTTCTAGGACTTGACGGTCAGCTGGTTACTATATGGGACAGACGGTTTG GGTGTCCATATGCCAATATTGTGATCCCAGGAGATGGTGCCATTTGCAGGATGAAGCTTCTTTTGCAGAGTCAATCAGTCACTCAGCTCTTTCAGGATCCCTTTTTACCCACACTACAGTTAGTGCTCACTTGCAGAAGTGGGGCATGTTACAGTGTGACAGCAGGCAGAGGAGGAGACACATGCACTGTTGCACTTATTGAAAG ACCTGCAGGCCCAGGCAGTTCTGTCACTATAGCGGAACCAGTGCCTTTCCTGAAGTTTCTG ATTTTGTTGATGCAGAGAAATGGGCAAGTATCCATATGGAAAACGGAGGATTGCGCACCAGTATTCATCTTAAACCTGCCCCCAACTCATGTGCTGGGCTCACTCAGGGAACCTGTGTGTCTGCTTGAGCCAGTCCAACAAAAACTATATATTACAG GTGACAGAAAAACACCTTTGGTGGAGGCGACTGATAGGAACAAGGATGAGAGCGCTCTCTTCATCTTCAGCTTTTCAGAATGCACACTGATGGATCGGTACCGTGTCACGTGTCCAGCTGTAAGTGAAAAAGAGACCAGAGCCACACTCTCAGATTTGGAGGAGGCCTGCAACCTTTACTTTAAGGAAAG AGCTGACTCTTGGAAAAAGAGGAACAGAAATTTGGCTTTCCAATGGGAGCAGCTTTCGAAGCGTGATATTAAATGA